Proteins encoded together in one Polaribacter reichenbachii window:
- a CDS encoding SusC/RagA family TonB-linked outer membrane protein, with translation MKKNKRQVITRSYLLLFCVLQTVFMVSAQEVKREVSGKVIDETGMPLAGANILVKERNIGTMTDFDGFFKLSITNEDKVLQISMLGFKTQNLILGEKLELEIVLKEDINQLSEIVLIGYGGARKKEDLTGAVGTISSKDFKDQPVTRVEQTLSGRTAGVQVKSNSGAPGGNLSIRIRGANSIKGNNQPLVVVDGVIGANFQLVNPNDIESIQILKDASSTAIYGSRGANGVVIIATKSGKSKKPTISFNTFHSMSLLPKKIDYLNAAEFAELYNSYDRDLNFIPGVYTAPFSAEEITMYEQEGGTDWQDELFRQAYSSNYQISVAGGADKVKYYLSGEYLNQEGIVINSDFKRYNLRSKIDVELNDKMDLTLNMGWSKLKGFNNEDVGHQLGAIGRLPQWSPIEPIWDEVGVLYNNTPQYGAVSGNPIGLQYANISQNETSIFQPSAKFSYEIIEGLKANLFGSYENTNTTVFNLENNHILDSSTDVVSRASINNIDKERGQVNFILDYSKEIGDHKLQATGIYESGNYIEKGNYNGANGLNDVTLGWDNLSLSESQTSTSYYYDEYYNSLALRVNYSFLERYLLTATVRRDGVSKFQGDNRYSTFPSFALAWNLGKEEFIQNLDVFSNLKLRASWGESGSHAIGSYATLPYFIQNGESNYHPNGSGTQTYVGLGVGAPGNEDLKWETTAQIDLGLEIGLFNNKLNFEADYYNKDTNDLLVDVTLAEYIGGKSILKNIGTINNQGFEFSVNSRPIVNEFFSWNVAANISINRNTVVDLGGDEMVLPTTLYADSTTPITAIKVDEPLGSFYGYNFLGVWKSDEVTDAAGFGNKPGDAKYEDVNGDGQIDSQDLKIIGNAQPDFTFGFSNTLKFGPVNFSFIMTGQKGGKIFNGVYQKSIGLFGQNRAFTSPDWYKRWRLNNEDTDVPAFSSTSQNFPNSSRWLQDASYLRIQNITIAYSFKKEFLSKLKLSEFQFYLNAENVFTWTNYTGYSPDISSAGRSRGGGSTTDVDQNIDTGAYPVPRTFTIGLKAKF, from the coding sequence ATGAAAAAAAATAAAAGACAAGTAATTACGCGTAGTTATTTATTGTTGTTTTGTGTGCTTCAAACCGTTTTTATGGTTAGCGCGCAAGAGGTAAAGAGAGAAGTGTCTGGTAAAGTTATTGATGAAACTGGTATGCCTTTAGCTGGGGCTAATATCTTGGTTAAAGAAAGAAACATTGGAACTATGACAGATTTTGATGGTTTTTTTAAGCTAAGTATTACTAACGAAGATAAGGTACTTCAAATCTCTATGCTTGGGTTCAAGACTCAAAATTTGATATTGGGAGAGAAATTAGAGCTTGAGATTGTTTTAAAAGAAGACATAAACCAATTATCTGAAATTGTATTAATAGGTTATGGAGGGGCAAGAAAAAAAGAAGATTTAACTGGAGCTGTAGGAACAATTTCAAGTAAAGATTTTAAAGATCAACCTGTAACTAGAGTAGAACAAACATTAAGTGGTCGAACAGCTGGTGTTCAAGTGAAAAGTAATTCTGGAGCTCCAGGAGGAAATTTATCAATTCGTATTCGTGGGGCAAATTCAATAAAAGGTAATAATCAGCCTTTAGTGGTTGTAGATGGTGTAATCGGAGCTAATTTTCAATTGGTTAACCCAAACGATATTGAGTCAATTCAAATCTTAAAAGATGCATCCTCTACAGCAATTTATGGATCTCGTGGAGCAAATGGAGTGGTGATTATTGCAACTAAGTCAGGTAAAAGTAAAAAGCCTACAATCAGTTTTAATACTTTTCATAGTATGTCTTTACTTCCAAAAAAGATAGATTATCTAAATGCTGCCGAATTTGCAGAGTTATACAATTCTTATGATAGAGACTTAAACTTTATCCCTGGTGTTTATACAGCTCCATTTTCAGCAGAAGAAATTACAATGTATGAACAAGAAGGGGGTACAGATTGGCAAGATGAACTATTTAGACAAGCATATTCTAGCAACTATCAAATATCTGTTGCTGGTGGTGCAGATAAAGTAAAATATTATCTGTCAGGAGAGTATTTAAATCAAGAAGGAATTGTTATAAATTCTGATTTTAAAAGATATAATCTCCGCTCAAAAATAGATGTTGAATTAAATGATAAAATGGACTTAACTCTAAATATGGGATGGAGTAAGTTAAAAGGTTTTAATAATGAGGATGTTGGACATCAACTAGGAGCAATTGGTCGTTTACCACAATGGTCGCCAATAGAACCTATTTGGGATGAAGTAGGTGTGCTTTATAATAATACGCCACAATATGGGGCTGTAAGTGGAAATCCTATAGGTTTGCAATATGCAAATATTAGTCAGAATGAAACCTCAATATTTCAACCTAGCGCAAAGTTTTCTTATGAAATAATTGAAGGTTTAAAAGCAAATCTTTTTGGGTCTTATGAAAATACAAATACTACAGTCTTTAACCTCGAAAACAATCATATATTAGATTCTAGTACAGATGTGGTTTCTAGAGCTTCGATTAACAACATAGATAAAGAAAGAGGGCAGGTAAATTTTATTTTAGACTATTCAAAAGAAATAGGAGATCATAAACTTCAAGCTACAGGGATTTATGAGTCTGGAAATTATATCGAAAAAGGAAATTATAATGGAGCAAATGGTCTTAACGATGTAACTTTAGGTTGGGATAATTTATCTTTAAGTGAATCGCAAACTTCAACTTCTTATTATTATGATGAGTACTATAATTCTCTGGCATTAAGAGTAAATTACTCTTTTTTAGAGCGTTATTTATTAACAGCAACTGTAAGAAGAGATGGTGTTTCTAAATTTCAAGGAGATAATAGATATAGTACTTTTCCATCATTTGCACTTGCTTGGAATCTAGGAAAAGAAGAATTTATTCAAAACTTAGATGTTTTTAGTAATTTAAAATTACGTGCTAGCTGGGGAGAATCTGGTAGCCATGCCATAGGTTCTTACGCAACACTACCTTATTTTATCCAAAATGGAGAAAGCAATTATCATCCAAATGGTTCAGGTACGCAAACTTATGTAGGGTTAGGAGTTGGTGCACCAGGTAATGAGGATTTAAAATGGGAAACAACTGCTCAAATAGATTTAGGTTTAGAGATAGGGTTGTTTAATAACAAGTTAAATTTCGAAGCAGATTATTACAATAAAGATACAAATGATTTATTGGTAGATGTAACTTTGGCAGAATATATTGGTGGAAAAAGTATTTTAAAGAATATTGGTACTATTAATAACCAAGGATTTGAATTTTCTGTAAACTCAAGACCAATTGTTAATGAATTCTTTTCTTGGAATGTAGCTGCAAATATATCAATAAATAGAAATACAGTAGTAGATTTAGGAGGTGATGAAATGGTACTACCTACCACACTTTATGCAGATTCTACTACACCAATAACAGCAATAAAAGTAGATGAACCTTTGGGCTCTTTTTATGGATATAATTTTTTAGGAGTTTGGAAATCTGATGAAGTAACAGATGCAGCTGGTTTTGGTAATAAACCAGGTGATGCTAAATACGAAGATGTTAATGGAGATGGACAAATTGATTCTCAAGATTTAAAAATTATTGGTAATGCACAACCAGATTTTACTTTTGGTTTTAGTAATACTTTAAAGTTTGGTCCTGTAAATTTCAGTTTTATCATGACAGGACAAAAAGGAGGTAAAATCTTTAACGGTGTTTATCAAAAATCAATTGGATTATTCGGACAAAATAGAGCTTTTACAAGCCCAGATTGGTACAAACGATGGAGGTTAAATAATGAAGATACAGATGTACCTGCATTTAGCTCAACTTCTCAAAACTTTCCAAATAGTAGTCGTTGGTTGCAAGATGCCAGTTATTTGAGAATTCAAAATATTACGATAGCATATAGTTTTAAGAAAGAATTTTTATCTAAGTTAAAGTTATCAGAATTTCAATTTTACCTTAATGCTGAAAATGTATTCACATGGACAAATTATACAGGTTATAGTCCCGATATTTCAAGTGCTGGTCGTTCTAGAGGTGGGGGGTCTACTACTGATGTAGATCAAAATATAGATACAGGGGCTTACCCTGTGCCAAGAACTTTTACAATAGGTCTTAAAGCTAAATTTTAA
- a CDS encoding TIGR01777 family oxidoreductase — MAKIIITGGTGLVGTKLTELLIKNNHNVVILSRNPKHKNEYKWDVSKGFIDKNALVNIDYIIHLAGAGIADKRWTNERKKIIIDSRVKTANLLYEKVKEQNIQLKSFISASGIGYYGAITTDKIFEEIDNVGNDFLGEVCQKWEDAAHQFKTLNVPVTILRTGVVLSKKGGALEKMKTPIVTPLGSGKQYMPWIHIDDLCQLYLKSIEDNLSGIFNAVAPEHHTSHTFSKELAKNIKRPFIGIGVPSFMLKLIFGEMANILLEGSRISTKKIEKNGYSFRFETLKKALNNLF, encoded by the coding sequence ATGGCAAAAATCATTATAACTGGAGGTACAGGTTTGGTAGGTACTAAACTTACCGAATTATTGATAAAAAACAATCACAACGTTGTTATTTTAAGTAGAAATCCGAAGCATAAAAATGAGTATAAATGGGATGTTTCTAAAGGTTTTATTGATAAAAATGCATTAGTAAATATTGATTATATTATTCATTTAGCTGGTGCTGGAATTGCTGATAAACGTTGGACAAACGAAAGAAAAAAAATAATTATTGATAGTAGAGTAAAAACAGCCAATTTATTATATGAGAAAGTTAAAGAACAAAATATACAGCTAAAGAGTTTTATTTCTGCTTCAGGAATTGGTTATTATGGAGCTATTACTACTGATAAAATTTTTGAAGAAATAGACAACGTTGGTAATGATTTTTTAGGTGAAGTTTGCCAAAAATGGGAAGATGCTGCACATCAATTTAAAACATTAAATGTACCTGTTACCATTTTAAGAACAGGAGTAGTTTTATCTAAAAAAGGTGGTGCTTTAGAAAAAATGAAAACACCAATTGTTACTCCTTTAGGTTCTGGAAAGCAATATATGCCTTGGATTCATATTGATGATCTTTGCCAATTGTATCTAAAATCAATAGAAGATAATTTATCTGGAATTTTTAATGCTGTTGCTCCAGAACATCATACAAGTCATACTTTTTCTAAAGAATTGGCAAAAAACATTAAAAGACCTTTTATTGGTATTGGTGTACCAAGTTTTATGCTAAAATTAATTTTTGGTGAAATGGCTAATATTTTATTGGAAGGCAGTAGAATTTCAACAAAAAAAATCGAAAAGAATGGATATTCTTTCCGATTTGAAACGCTAAAAAAAGCATTAAATAATTTATTCTAG
- a CDS encoding vWA domain-containing protein — translation MKNNKKRKGFVFKTYEAENQSPFEKLFEIFKELITHTSGDFDEAIDWLRSLDKEYNLTDENYTIDDFIEDLKKKGYIKEEIKTDGTGGTKITPKTERAIRQQALNHIFGKIKRSGSGNHKSKSPGIGDEHTGDFRVYQFGDALDKVSVTESIRNAQINNGIDNFNLTENDLVVEETLHKSQMSTVLMIDISHSMILYGEDRITPAKKVAMALAELITTRYPKDTLDILVFGNDAWTIKIKDLPYLQVGPYHTNTVAGLQLAMDLLRRKKNTNKQIFMITDGKPSCLRLPDGQYYKNSNGLDKYIVNKCYAMAQQARKLHIPITTFMIAQDPYLMQFVRAFTQANQGKAFYTGLKGLGEMIFEDYETNRKKRIKG, via the coding sequence ATGAAAAACAATAAAAAAAGAAAAGGTTTCGTCTTTAAAACCTATGAGGCAGAAAATCAATCTCCTTTCGAGAAGCTTTTTGAGATTTTTAAAGAACTTATCACACATACTTCTGGCGATTTTGATGAAGCCATAGATTGGTTGCGTTCTTTAGATAAAGAATATAATTTAACTGATGAAAATTATACCATTGATGATTTTATCGAAGATTTAAAAAAGAAAGGATATATAAAAGAAGAAATAAAAACTGATGGAACTGGAGGTACAAAAATTACTCCAAAAACAGAACGTGCCATTCGTCAGCAAGCTTTAAATCATATTTTTGGAAAAATTAAAAGAAGTGGTTCTGGAAATCATAAAAGTAAATCTCCAGGAATTGGAGATGAACATACAGGTGATTTTAGAGTGTATCAATTTGGTGATGCTTTAGACAAAGTTTCAGTTACTGAGAGTATTAGAAATGCACAAATTAATAACGGAATTGACAATTTTAACCTAACAGAAAATGATTTAGTTGTAGAAGAAACACTGCACAAAAGCCAAATGAGTACTGTGTTAATGATTGATATTAGTCACTCAATGATTTTATATGGAGAAGATAGAATTACACCAGCCAAAAAAGTAGCAATGGCTTTGGCAGAGTTAATTACAACTCGTTATCCTAAAGATACTTTGGATATTTTGGTTTTTGGTAATGATGCTTGGACCATCAAAATAAAAGATTTGCCTTATCTACAAGTTGGTCCTTATCATACAAATACAGTGGCAGGTTTGCAATTGGCAATGGATTTATTACGAAGAAAGAAAAACACCAACAAACAGATTTTTATGATTACAGATGGTAAACCAAGTTGTTTGCGTTTGCCTGATGGACAATATTATAAAAACAGTAATGGTTTAGACAAATACATTGTAAATAAATGTTACGCAATGGCACAACAAGCCAGAAAATTGCACATCCCTATAACTACTTTTATGATAGCACAAGATCCTTATTTAATGCAATTTGTAAGAGCATTTACACAAGCAAATCAAGGAAAAGCTTTTTATACAGGTTTAAAAGGATTGGGAGAAATGATTTTTGAAGATTACGAAACAAATAGAAAAAAACGAATTAAGGGGTAA
- a CDS encoding YceI family protein, producing the protein MKKISIISFLIVATAFNFTACKSETKKEETKVETTTEVKKSTAAFAVANAKNDIKFTAYKTTEKIGVGGQFNKIDIVSGGEGNSVKEAINNTEFSIPVSSLATKDSSRDFKIRKFFFGAMADTKLLTGKLLLTTDTDGIAKITMNGKTEDVLFTYTIVDDVFNMQATIDINNWEAGEALASLNKVCEILHTGGDGVSKTWSDVALNITSTF; encoded by the coding sequence ATGAAAAAAATAAGTATTATTTCTTTTTTAATAGTTGCAACAGCATTTAATTTTACTGCTTGTAAATCAGAAACTAAAAAAGAAGAAACTAAAGTAGAGACTACAACCGAGGTTAAAAAAAGTACAGCTGCTTTTGCTGTGGCTAATGCAAAAAACGATATTAAATTTACTGCATATAAAACTACAGAAAAAATTGGTGTTGGTGGTCAGTTCAATAAAATTGATATTGTTTCTGGAGGAGAAGGAAACTCTGTAAAAGAAGCTATTAATAATACAGAATTCTCTATACCCGTAAGTAGTTTAGCTACAAAAGATAGTAGTAGAGATTTTAAAATTAGAAAGTTTTTTTTCGGAGCAATGGCAGATACAAAGTTGCTAACAGGTAAGTTGTTATTAACTACAGATACAGATGGTATTGCAAAGATTACAATGAATGGTAAAACAGAAGATGTTCTTTTTACGTACACAATTGTAGATGATGTTTTTAACATGCAAGCTACTATTGATATTAATAATTGGGAAGCTGGTGAAGCTTTAGCATCTTTAAATAAGGTTTGCGAAATATTACATACAGGTGGCGATGGTGTTTCTAAAACTTGGAGTGATGTTGCTTTAAATATTACATCAACATTTTAA
- a CDS encoding magnesium chelatase has product MTLENIKTLGELKKSGYESKSIKDELRENLISKMMNKETVFKGVHGYENTVIPELERAILSRHNINLLGLRGQAKTRLARLMVNLLDEYIPVVKGSEINDDPFNPISRYAVELIKEKGDETPIFWLHRSERFAEKLATPDVTVADIIGDVDPIKAANLKLSYADDRVIHFGMIPRANRCIFVINELPDLQARIQVALFNILQEGDIQIRGFKLRLPLDMQFIFTANPEDYTNRGSIVTPLKDRIGSQILTHYPEDIETAKTITQQEAKNVQKDFIKVPELAKDLLEQIVFEARDSEYIDVKSGVSARLSITAYENLLSTAERRAILSGDSETMIRLNDFDGIIPAITGKVELVYEGEQEGAQAVAENLIKNAIKTLFPTYFPEIKKLEKQGEESPYDAIISWFFNADEDFELLDDYSEEAYKNELDKIKPLDDFLQEYQPNMNKADIYFVKEFVLWALVEFNKLSKYRFAEGTQFKDPYGNFINGL; this is encoded by the coding sequence ATGACATTAGAAAATATAAAAACATTAGGAGAATTAAAGAAATCTGGATACGAATCCAAATCAATTAAAGATGAGTTAAGGGAAAATCTCATCAGTAAAATGATGAATAAAGAAACGGTTTTTAAGGGTGTTCATGGATATGAAAACACAGTAATTCCAGAATTAGAAAGAGCAATTTTAAGTAGACATAATATTAATTTATTAGGTTTAAGAGGTCAAGCAAAAACACGTTTGGCAAGATTGATGGTAAATTTGTTAGACGAATACATTCCTGTTGTAAAAGGTTCTGAGATTAATGATGATCCTTTTAATCCAATATCAAGATACGCAGTGGAATTGATTAAAGAAAAAGGAGATGAAACTCCGATTTTTTGGTTGCATAGAAGTGAACGTTTTGCAGAAAAATTAGCGACTCCAGATGTTACTGTTGCAGACATTATTGGTGATGTAGATCCTATAAAAGCAGCCAATTTAAAATTGAGTTATGCAGATGATAGAGTCATCCATTTTGGTATGATTCCAAGAGCCAATAGATGTATTTTTGTAATTAACGAATTGCCAGATTTACAAGCCAGAATTCAAGTGGCTTTGTTTAATATTTTACAAGAAGGTGATATTCAAATTCGTGGATTTAAATTACGATTGCCTTTAGATATGCAGTTTATTTTTACTGCAAATCCAGAAGACTACACGAATAGAGGTAGTATTGTAACACCTCTAAAAGATAGAATTGGTTCGCAGATTTTAACCCATTATCCAGAGGATATTGAAACTGCAAAAACCATTACACAACAAGAAGCAAAAAACGTTCAAAAAGATTTTATTAAAGTGCCTGAATTGGCAAAAGATTTGTTAGAACAAATTGTTTTTGAAGCAAGAGATAGCGAATATATTGATGTAAAAAGCGGAGTTAGTGCGCGTTTAAGTATTACTGCTTATGAGAATTTATTAAGTACTGCAGAAAGAAGAGCTATTTTATCTGGAGATTCTGAAACTATGATTCGTTTAAATGATTTTGACGGAATTATACCAGCAATTACAGGTAAAGTAGAATTGGTTTATGAAGGTGAACAAGAAGGAGCACAAGCAGTTGCAGAAAACTTAATTAAAAATGCAATTAAAACATTATTTCCAACTTATTTTCCTGAAATTAAAAAGTTAGAAAAACAAGGAGAAGAATCGCCTTACGATGCTATTATTTCTTGGTTTTTTAATGCGGATGAAGATTTTGAATTGTTAGATGATTATTCAGAAGAAGCATATAAAAACGAGCTAGACAAAATAAAACCTTTAGATGATTTTTTACAAGAGTATCAACCAAATATGAATAAAGCAGATATTTATTTTGTTAAAGAATTTGTATTGTGGGCTTTGGTTGAATTTAATAAGCTTAGCAAATATCGATTTGCAGAAGGCACACAATTTAAAGATCCATATGGTAATTTTATAAACGGATTGTAA
- a CDS encoding RagB/SusD family nutrient uptake outer membrane protein, whose protein sequence is MQKTVKQLFVLITLIFLISCSNNLEEEPRGKVNDPESIYKQYANLEATVMAMYAGIRGDANWSRGFATSAYMTTMFGADDLTTQIGGNKGEFREFDSFNKSANNGAMMNLWRGCYNAILNANEVIEYSYLTIGDQDEINNLLGQAYFVRAFSYFYLVRTWGRIPLYTSAKTLPTDISLSDVEDVYEVMIDDLLQAENFLPSTQSLLGLPSQGAAKALLSEVYLTQAGWPLNVQSSYRLAADKAKEVIDNKGIYGYDLLPDFASLWLRNFDNSSESIFSLQYDNSDGANAFHITGKASMPEGEENGWDDFFVELNFFNEFPEGARKNATFRTNFLTSDGNTVHYTNSATKHPYYAKFRDGAVDESNPSTATFFNNAAYMLIRYAEVLLIYAEAQARADSSPNSSAYDALNQVRVRAGLTPLSGLGTDEFIEAVIDEKGWELAGEGQRWYDLIRTEKVAEVINSRSIEEQVKVIGSTGTDNYYAPIPESEILLNPNLGN, encoded by the coding sequence ATGCAAAAAACTGTAAAACAATTATTTGTACTTATAACTCTAATTTTCTTAATAAGTTGTTCAAATAATTTAGAAGAAGAGCCAAGGGGAAAAGTTAATGATCCAGAAAGTATTTATAAACAGTATGCAAATTTAGAAGCAACTGTAATGGCTATGTATGCTGGTATTCGTGGAGATGCCAATTGGTCTAGAGGGTTTGCTACTTCTGCTTATATGACCACTATGTTTGGAGCAGATGACTTAACTACTCAAATTGGAGGAAACAAAGGAGAATTTCGTGAGTTTGATTCGTTTAATAAATCTGCCAACAATGGAGCAATGATGAACTTATGGCGTGGTTGTTACAATGCTATCTTAAATGCTAACGAAGTTATTGAATATAGCTATTTAACAATTGGTGACCAAGACGAAATAAATAATTTACTTGGCCAGGCATATTTTGTTCGAGCTTTTAGTTATTTCTATTTAGTAAGAACTTGGGGGCGTATTCCTTTATATACTTCTGCGAAAACCCTACCTACAGATATTAGCTTATCAGATGTTGAAGATGTTTATGAAGTAATGATAGATGATTTATTACAAGCTGAAAATTTCTTGCCTAGCACTCAAAGTTTACTAGGATTACCTTCTCAAGGTGCTGCTAAAGCATTGCTTTCTGAAGTATATCTAACACAAGCAGGTTGGCCATTAAATGTGCAAAGTAGTTATAGATTAGCTGCAGATAAAGCTAAAGAGGTAATAGACAATAAAGGTATATATGGTTATGACCTTCTTCCAGATTTTGCTAGTCTTTGGCTAAGGAATTTTGATAATAGTTCTGAATCTATTTTTTCATTACAATACGATAATTCTGATGGAGCAAATGCTTTTCACATTACAGGAAAAGCTTCTATGCCAGAAGGCGAAGAAAATGGTTGGGATGATTTTTTCGTAGAATTAAATTTCTTTAACGAATTTCCTGAAGGAGCAAGAAAGAATGCCACTTTTAGAACTAATTTTTTAACATCAGATGGTAATACAGTGCATTATACTAACAGTGCAACAAAACACCCATACTATGCTAAGTTTAGAGATGGTGCTGTAGATGAATCAAACCCTTCAACAGCTACATTTTTTAATAATGCTGCCTATATGTTAATTAGATATGCAGAGGTCTTATTAATATATGCAGAAGCTCAGGCAAGAGCAGATAGTTCCCCAAATTCTTCTGCTTATGATGCCTTAAATCAAGTAAGAGTTAGAGCAGGTTTAACTCCATTGTCTGGTCTTGGTACAGATGAGTTTATAGAAGCAGTTATAGACGAAAAAGGTTGGGAGTTAGCAGGAGAAGGACAACGTTGGTACGATTTGATAAGAACAGAAAAAGTAGCAGAAGTAATCAATAGTAGAAGTATTGAAGAACAAGTTAAAGTTATAGGAAGCACGGGTACTGATAATTATTATGCTCCCATTCCAGAATCAGAAATATTATTGAACCCTAATTTAGGTAATTAA
- a CDS encoding DUF6686 family protein — translation MLIFSLEEIEDLKTLLLLKENNTEEFLNLTEIDYPLILN, via the coding sequence ATTTTGATTTTTAGTTTAGAAGAAATTGAAGATTTAAAAACATTGTTATTATTGAAAGAAAACAATACAGAAGAATTTTTAAATCTTACAGAAATTGATTATCCATTAATTTTGAATTAA
- a CDS encoding AraC family transcriptional regulator, whose protein sequence is MKVYSEITPLRDANIFVIQNHINARFDYPIHLHPEFELNLVMNCSGRRIVGDSVNDFDKTDLVLLGPNLYHKWERTDDKNSIAKVITVQFDKNLLSNNILNKNSLKPIKNLLENSFRGLCFYEQTKKDLIIQLHDLFNLKGFDATIKFLSILNNLAKSENYNYIAGAGFSSDLELSKNQKIHKTYDYITTNYKSNNLSLKKIAEINNMSESAFSHFFKKRANKNFTEFVIDFRITQVIKLLQETNKTIREICFECGFNNISNFNRIFKKKMNVTPKGYRNKIQRISNLKNAGFNEKHNIHKYTL, encoded by the coding sequence ATGAAAGTTTATTCAGAAATTACTCCATTAAGAGATGCTAATATTTTTGTTATTCAAAACCATATTAATGCACGTTTTGATTACCCTATACATTTACATCCTGAGTTTGAACTAAACCTAGTGATGAATTGTTCTGGTAGAAGAATAGTTGGAGATTCTGTAAATGACTTTGATAAAACGGATTTAGTTTTATTGGGACCTAATTTATATCATAAATGGGAAAGAACTGATGATAAAAACTCAATAGCTAAAGTTATTACAGTACAATTCGATAAAAACTTATTATCAAATAATATTCTAAATAAAAACTCCCTAAAACCCATAAAGAATCTATTAGAAAACTCATTTAGAGGGTTATGTTTTTATGAACAAACTAAAAAAGACTTAATTATTCAGCTCCATGATTTATTTAATTTAAAAGGATTTGATGCTACAATTAAATTTCTTTCAATATTAAATAATCTCGCTAAATCTGAAAATTACAATTACATTGCAGGAGCTGGGTTTAGTTCTGATCTTGAACTTTCTAAAAATCAAAAAATTCATAAAACCTACGATTATATAACTACGAATTATAAAAGCAATAATCTCAGTTTAAAGAAAATAGCTGAAATCAATAATATGAGTGAATCAGCGTTTAGTCATTTCTTTAAAAAAAGAGCAAATAAAAATTTCACAGAATTTGTTATTGATTTTAGGATTACTCAAGTTATAAAACTACTCCAAGAAACTAATAAAACCATAAGAGAAATATGTTTTGAATGTGGTTTTAACAATATATCTAACTTTAATAGAATTTTTAAGAAAAAAATGAATGTAACTCCTAAAGGTTATAGAAATAAAATTCAACGTATATCAAATCTAAAAAATGCAGGTTTTAATGAAAAGCATAATATTCATAAATACACTCTTTAA
- a CDS encoding glycosidase → MLEIKRHPQNPIVIPGEQEIRKVVTFNPGAIYDNNKFYLYDRAAVTLSPFRTTIGILESDNGVDFKPLQDKPVFTSEKLGFPEGSVQDPRVVKIEGKYYMNYAFQPYGFNCYPTGEGVPFYDVSEYPKWEEEVYPMITRSGIAVSDDGINFKQLCYTSPKEIDDRDHILFPEKIKDKFALLRRPIEFVGEEYGTDRPGIWICFSDDLHKWSKPVLIARSEEQWEGKKIGAAANPIKTNKGWLVMYHGVDTGSVYKVGALLLDLEDPTIVIARTKNYIMEPEEYYEKVGLIIPNVVFPTSLVEKDGLLYIYYGACDTSICLATVKTEDLVNHILAPNS, encoded by the coding sequence GTGTTAGAAATTAAAAGACATCCACAGAACCCAATTGTAATTCCAGGAGAGCAAGAAATTAGAAAGGTAGTAACCTTTAACCCTGGTGCTATTTATGATAATAATAAGTTTTATTTATATGATAGAGCAGCAGTAACTTTAAGTCCTTTTAGAACAACTATTGGAATTCTTGAAAGTGATAATGGTGTAGATTTTAAACCTCTACAAGACAAGCCTGTTTTTACCTCAGAAAAATTAGGTTTCCCAGAAGGTAGTGTTCAAGATCCAAGAGTGGTTAAAATTGAAGGTAAATATTATATGAATTATGCTTTTCAACCCTATGGATTTAATTGTTATCCAACAGGAGAGGGAGTGCCTTTTTATGATGTTTCCGAATATCCTAAATGGGAAGAAGAGGTTTACCCTATGATTACTCGTTCAGGAATAGCAGTTTCAGATGATGGAATCAACTTTAAACAATTATGTTATACTTCCCCTAAGGAAATAGACGATAGAGACCATATTTTATTCCCAGAAAAAATTAAAGATAAATTTGCTTTATTACGCAGACCTATTGAATTTGTTGGAGAAGAATATGGAACAGATAGACCAGGTATTTGGATTTGTTTTTCAGATGATTTACATAAATGGTCTAAACCGGTTTTAATAGCACGTTCAGAAGAGCAATGGGAAGGAAAAAAAATTGGTGCTGCTGCAAATCCAATTAAGACAAATAAAGGCTGGTTAGTAATGTATCATGGTGTAGATACAGGTTCTGTATATAAAGTTGGTGCTCTTTTGTTAGATCTAGAAGACCCAACAATAGTAATTGCCAGAACTAAAAATTACATTATGGAGCCAGAAGAATATTATGAAAAAGTTGGTTTAATTATTCCTAATGTTGTTTTTCCTACGAGTTTGGTAGAAAAAGACGGTTTATTATATATCTACTATGGTGCTTGCGATACAAGTATTTGTTTGGCAACTGTTAAAACAGAAGACCTTGTTAATCATATTTTAGCACCTAATTCTTAA